The following proteins come from a genomic window of Gadus morhua chromosome 11, gadMor3.0, whole genome shotgun sequence:
- the rnf144b gene encoding E3 ubiquitin-protein ligase RNF144B, with product MSAGSPAAAQQATGDSSLVTAEAGGTPPQSSPGGTPPHPSLSSTAPQPCPAGTPPQPSPGVHCKLCLSEHPPAATHRLDACSCVFCTACLQQYVGLAVMEGGGAAVTCPDMACHKTGVLLDSEIASLVTGEQLELYQRLKFERGVKLDPSRAWCPVLECQAVCSLSPSTTEGVPTSVPCPTCQTVFCSTCRGPWGGHDHSCSETEPIMSASSSPKSRERSSSDCDAAIKQCPMCDIYIERNQGCAQMLCKSCKHTFCWYCLQNLDGDIFLRHYDKGPCRNKLGHSRASVMWNRTQVVGILVGVSLIALVTSPLLLLVSPCILCCVCKPCDAGQRLRKRKRKKKQKQGEEREMDLSQGDSSAS from the exons atgtctgCCGGGAGTCCCGCCGCGGCCCAGCAAGCCACAGGGGACTCCAGCCTGGTCACAGCCGAGGCTGGAGGGACGCCCCCACAGTCAAGCCCCGGTGGGACGCCCCCCCATCCCAGCCTCAGTAGCACGGCCCCCCAGCCCTGCCCCGCTGGCACGCCCCCCCAGCCTAGCCCCGGCGTCCACTGCAAGCTGTGCCTTAGCGAGCACCCCCCGGCAGCCACCCACAGACTGGACGCCTGCAGCTGTGTCTTCTGCACCGCC TGTCTGCAGCAGTATGTAGGGCTGGCCGTTATGGAAGGCGGGGGCGCAGCAGTCACCTGCCCAGACATGGCCTGTCACAAGACTGGAGTTCTACTGGATTCTGAG ATCGCTAGTTTGGTCACCGGCGAACAATTGGAGCTGTACCAGCGTCTGAAGTTTGAGAGAG ggGTGAAGCTAGACCCCAGCAGGGCCTGGTGTCCGGTTCTGGAGTGCCAGGCCGTGTGCAGCCTGAGCCCCAGCACCACAGAGGGCGTGCCCACCTCTGTGCCCTGCCCCACCTGCCAGACCGTCTTCTGCTCCACCTGccgggggccctgggggggccACGACCACAGCTGCTCCGAGACTGAACCCATCATGtctgcttcctcctcccccaagAGCAG GGAGCGCTCCAGCAGCGACTGTGACGCGGCCATAAAGCAGTGTCCCATGTGCGACATCTACATCGAGAGGAACCAGGGCTGTGCCCAGATGTTATGCAAGAGCTGCAAGCACACCTTCTGCTGGTACTGCCTGCAGAACCTGGAC GGAGACATCTTCCTGCGGCACTATGACAAGGGGCCATGCAGAAACAAGCTGGGCCACTCCAGGGCATCAGTCATGTGGAACAGAACACAG GTGGTGGGGATCCTGGTGGGAGTGAGCCTCATCGCACTGGTGACGtctcctctcctgctgctcGTGTCTCCGTGCATCCTCTGCTGCGTCTGCAAGCCATGCGACGCGGGCCAgaggctgaggaagaggaagaggaagaagaaacagAAGCAAGGCGAGGAGCGGGAGATGGACCTCAGCCAGGGGGACTCCTCCGCGTCATAG